Part of the Arachis hypogaea cultivar Tifrunner chromosome 6, arahy.Tifrunner.gnm2.J5K5, whole genome shotgun sequence genome, CCATAGTTTGGCTTCTGCAACAGCTTCCTCTCTTTGAACATCTTTAGTCAAAACTGTCATTATTGCTTTTGGAGAGTCATTGGTATATTTGTCTTTCTCATCAAAATCGATAGGTACTCTCTGAACGTATTGCTTGGAAGACAAGAAATCGAGAGCGATCACTATGTCCGCCGCGTCCGGCCGTTGACGTGGCTCTTCTCTGAGACACATGGATGCCAATTCAATTGCCATTGTTAGTCCGGATCCAGAATAATGATCTTCTAGTTTTGGATCTGCCAATTTTGAATAATTCTTTCTATCTTTAAACTTTGGTCGTGCCTACAAAACAAGCCTAAGttaccctcttttttttttctttttggcaaTTAAATGAGGGTGGAAATTAACATATTATTTTCGTATAAAATAGATAATTTAACATGttcaactaaattattatttaataattttcaaaCTATATATTTCATACGAACGTATCTATATAATTATAGAATATCCACCttaaataagatttaaaattttgataattgtagataagaatttaCCCAATCAACAAGATGCTTGTCATGGCCACGATTCTCATCATAAGCTCTGCGTCCAGTTATAAGCTCTAACAACAAAACCCCAAAACTATATATGTCAGATCTCCTGGTTAATTTCCCACTTGTGGCATATTCAGGGGCACAATAACCATGTGTTCCCATCACCCTCGTGTCAACATATGATTGGTCTCCGGTTGGCCCAAATTTTGCAAGCCCAAAATCAGAAAGTTTTGGAACAAACCCCTTGTCTAAAAGTATGTTTGATGATTTTAGATCCCTGTATATAACCGATGGTTTTGCTTCATTGTGTAGATAATTTATTCCTTTTGCTGCCCCTGTTGCTATCTTCATTCTTGTATTCCAATCAAGAGCTTCTTTATCATGTGGCAGATCTACAAATAAACACAATCAAATCAtggttttttcttttaaattgccTATTTTTTATTACTATCCCATTTTTGAGTATTTTTATCACAATACAATATGTACgtattaaatcaattattaaatcagACACAAGTataagtaataaaatatatattaaatgacttaataaatacataataattaatttagtgactATTTTTATGTGTCTGCATAAGATCAAGTTGCATTTGAGTGAGTGTGGATGCatgcatttagaatagaaaaggTGTAATAAAAATTCCATCAaagttataaaattattaaaatatgatTCCAAATATATGATATATTGAATTGATAACTTCTCTTCTTAGCCTAATATTTCTAGAACCTCTAAAAAATGAGTTGGACTATACTTTTATCCGAActaaattgtgaatgtttgctTTTTCAACTATTAAAGTAACAGTAGAGATCTACGAACCCACACATTTGGATCCATGTCACTTTCCTTTCTTTATCTCCGTTTTTTCTTTtgcatatttattttttctaaagtgAATATACAAAGTAGTGGGGACTCACTTTTGTGAGTTCATGGATCCTTATTCTTAAATTATTCATTCACATTGTAAAGTATATATAGTCTTAACATTAATTCATACTTAGAATGTCTTTctatatgtttaatttattaattttctaggatgtgtgtgtgtgtgtgagacagagagagagagagatgtacCAATGTAGGAGAGATCTTAAGTCTTAACCCATagtttttcctttgattttttttttaaataccggACTTTTGAAAAATTCTATGTTTAAAGTTATAGATGATGATTGCTATGATGATATTATAAGATAAtagtatattaaataaaaaaaatgttcaaagattagtaaaatttattatttttagttattaatataatttttttaatttaataatttagcatcatattttataatagtttatatttttaaatactaataGTTAACCAATagtcaaaattaataaattttactatTCCTCTAACATTCTTCTATTAAATATACTAATgtgtttattaatttactttttaaaaatcaaataagaatatctttttaataaaatatatttttaatatattatatacgaaaaagatttttttaaattgtatatCAATTCCCTCATGTATTCTAACATTTTTAGCATAACaagaacttaattataaaatttaaaatgatgtaaaaatttaattaaaaatttttaaaatataaaaattaattataaatttaataaaattattagaattgaTAGAATAATTTAAcctattttatatgaaaatttatGGCAGGGCGACAAATATTGTTGACAATATGTGTAGGAAGCATTCATCtcatatttgtaataaaaaattttttcaataagtataagttattataaaaataataattgatataatttcttataaaattttaaaataaccataataaaaataaaaatataataaaaagtaaatttaaatatttattgatatataacattatattaaaactaaaattttaaaccaCATAAATTAACTCTGAAAAGTCAAAAGTACAAATATAAGAACTTCTTGTTTTACCAATTACAAAAATATCAACTTATGATTTTGGAAAGTGTAAGCTTTTCttcaatcaattttatgatttttatcaAACCCATAATGACAAACATGCATCTTCAACTGGTATctagaatattaaaattaagaataaaatatactttattttttaatatttgtaaaatatttaaaattactataaaaaaaatgGTCTATGATCATGGTAAAAAATTATAATCATCCCTAGTAAAAAGAGTAACCATAAAttcttttaaatcataattatataattatataaaattttattttattttttattttcataataaatatttttttctttagttttattttgtatttaattcattattatttttaaatatctttttttattttgtattcaaAACTGTAACCATAGATATCTTTAAGTCACTCTTTAAAATTGTGATCATAGAATCCTATATATTAGGTCATCCTTTTGTAAAACTGTGATCATAGACCCCTTTTAGATTACTCTTCAAAATTATGACCATAGACTTTTTAGGTCACATTCTAAAACTGTTACTTTAGATCCTTTTaaatcattttttcaaaaattgtaactATAGACCTTTTTAGGTCACTCTTCAAAACTGTGATCATAGATCCTTTAGATCACCCATAAAAATCGTTACCATAGACCTTTTTAGCTTACTcttcaaaactgtgaccatagaccattTTAGGTCACTTTCCAAAATTGTTACCAAAGACACCTTTTAGGTCATTCTTTTGAATTTTAAGTCATTCTACAAAATCATGACCACAGATATGTTTAGTTCACTGTCCAAAACtatgaccatagacctttttagaTCACTCTTCAAAATCATGACCATAGATTCTTTTAGGTCACTCTCTAAAATCGTGACCATATACCCCTTTTAGGTCACTTttcaaaactgtgaccatagatctcTTTAGGTCACCTCCTAAAACTATGACCATAGATCCCTTTTAGGTCACCTTTTTGTAAAACCGTGATTATAGACCTTTTTAGATCACTCtacaaaaccgtgactatagatacTTTTAGGTCACTCTAAAAAACCGTAACCATAGACTCCTTCTAGGTCATCTTTTTAGGTC contains:
- the LOC112697151 gene encoding probable serine/threonine-protein kinase PBL7, with the translated sequence MGHCPCFGFRKKANRGEKLKFQQEEHSKVIEKKLHSPHNVSAEKPSGLLTPEATFATKEIDHSNNKAHIFTFRELATATKNFRDETFIGQGGFGTVYKGKLGKLNQVVAVKRLDTSGAQGEKEFLVEVLMLSLLRHPNLVNLIGYCAEGDQRLLVYDYMPMGSLESRLHDLPHDKEALDWNTRMKIATGAAKGINYLHNEAKPSVIYRDLKSSNILLDKGFVPKLSDFGLAKFGPTGDQSYVDTRVMGTHGYCAPEYATSGKLTRRSDIYSFGVLLLELITGRRAYDENRGHDKHLVDWARPKFKDRKNYSKLADPKLEDHYSGSGLTMAIELASMCLREEPRQRPDAADIVIALDFLSSKQYVQRVPIDFDEKDKYTNDSPKAIMTVLTKDVQREEAVAEAKLWGKTWRDRKQNDQSSLEEINR